Genomic DNA from Candidatus Koribacter versatilis Ellin345:
CCGGTGAGCAGAATCTTGCCTTCTGATCCGACAACCCGCTGCCACGGAACACTTCCGCCTCCGCCGTGCAGTGCCCACGCAACCTGTCGCGCGTATCCCGGATAACCAGCCGCGTACGCAACATCCCCGTAAGTTGCGACCTTGCCGCGGGGAATGCGGCGGATTTGGGCGAGGAACTCTTTGAAGAGGTTCTTGTCTGTCTTTGGCACGTGAGTAGCGTAGCGCATCACGCGCGTCGCTTGCTTGTTACAATAATGAATTCCGCTCGCATCCACGCAGTCATCTGAAGCGCGTAGCGGACGTTTACCCAACATGCATCGCTGGTCTAAGCTCTTCATCCCTACTCTGCGCGAGGCGCCTGCCGACGCCGAAGTCGCCAGCCATAAGTTCCTCGTTCGGGCCGGATACATCCGCCAATTAGCCGCAGGCATTTACTCGTACTTGTTCCTCGGGAACCGCTCGATGAACAAGATCATCGGTATCGTCCGCGAGGAGATGGACAAGATCGGCCAGGAATATTACCTGCCGGCGTTAAATCCCCGTGAGATATGGGAAGCCAGCGGGCGCTGGGCGGTGATGGGCGACAACATGTTCCGCCTCAAGGACCGTAAGGGGGCGGAGCTTTGCCTCGGCATGACCCACGAAGAGATCATGACCGAGATCGCGCGCAAGGAACTGCGCAGCTACAAGCAGTTGCCGCAGATCTGGTACCAGATCCAGACCAAGTTTCGCGACGAGCCTCGTCCGAGGTCGGGACTGCTGCGCGTGCGCCAGTTCATCATGAAGGATTCGTACTCGTTCGACATCGACGCCGCGGGTCTGGACATCAGCTACCAGAAGCACCATGACGCGTACTGCCGCATCTTCGACCGTTGCGGGTTGAAGTACGTCGTTGTACACGCGGATTCCGGCGCGATGGGCGGCTCTGGGTCTCAGGAATTCATGGTCTACACCGACGCCGGTGAAGACCTCGTTGCGAGCTGCGCGAACTGCAGTTACGCCGCGAATGTGGAGAAAGCCACATCGAAGCTGGAAGCCATCGAGGACCTCGTTGCTACGGCCGATACGCCCGAACTCGTTCATACGCCCGGGCAGAAGACGATTGAGCAAGTCGCCGCGTACCTTGGCGTCTCACCGAAGAACAAGATCAAGACGCTTGCCTACATGATGGCCGCTCCCAAGGGAGCCAAGGACGGAAGAGAGCAGGCCCTCGTCGTGCTCCTGCGAGGCGACCATATGCTCAACGAGGCAAAGCTCGGCGCTGCAATCAAGGGGCGCGAAGTTCGTCCGATGACGGAGGAAGAAATCCAGGATCTGTTCCATTCCCCTGCCGGATACCTTGGACCTCTCAATGTCGAATGGGCCAAGACCTCCGAAGATACCGAGAAACCTTTGCTGCTTTTGGATGAGGCACTGGTCAGTCGCAAGAACCTGATCGCAGGCGCGAACAAAGAGGAGTATCACGTTCGTAACCTCACCCCGGGCGAAAGCTTCCAGTTCACCGGCTCGGCTGACCTGCGGATGGTCGCGGAAGGCGAGCCTTGCCCGAACTGCGGACACGCCTTGAAGGTGGGCAAGACGGTCGAGATCGGCCACATCTTCAAGCTCGGCTACAAGTACACGGACGCTATGGGTGCCCGCGTTCTCGACAAGGATGGCAAGGAAGTCATGCCGATCATGGGCAGCTACGGCATTGGCATGGAGCGCATCTTGACGGCGTCAGTCGAGCAGTCCAACGACGATAACGGCTTCTGGCTGCCTGCCCAGATCGCCCCGTTCGAAGTCGTTGTTACCCCAACCAACGTCAGCGACGAAAAGCTGGCGAAAGGGGCTGAGGAGATCGCTGCAAAGCTGGAGGCTGCAGGGTTTGACGTCATCCTGGACGACCGCGACGAGCGGCCGGGTGTGAAGTTCAAGGATGCAGACTTGGTGGGTATCCCCGTCCGGATAAACGTGGGAAAGAAGTTCGTGGAGGGCAAAGTTGAGGTAATTCACCGCTCGACACGTGAGTCGCTCGATGCTACGATTCCGGAAATCGTTGAAAAGATAGCGGCTTGGTTGAAACCGAGTGCTTAACCCCCGGATCTATCATCGTGCCACGGAGCTTTGTAAATGAGCCGAATTAAGGCGGTGTTTGCGTTCGTCATTATCATCGGAGTGGTGTACGTGTGCTACGTCATCGGGCCGCCGTACTTTAACAACTACCAATTCCAGGATGACCTGAACACGGAAGTTCGTTTCATGCAGAACGCCCGTAAGTCGGATGAAGAAATCAAGGCCGATATCATCAAGAAGGCCACTGATAACGGGATCCAGCTTACGCCGGCGCAGATCAGAATCAACCTGGTCGGCAAAACGATGACGGTGGAAGTTAACTATTCGGTTCACGTGGAACTGCCGGGCTATTCCAGCGACATCCAATTTCATCCTGTCGCGTCGAACACGTTGGTTATGTAGTCTCCGGAATTGTTGCAAATTGTCAGGGTCCCCAATTTGGGACCCTGTTTGCCTTACAATAGAGGTTGCTCTGGCCCGGGTATCATGTGCCGCCCCCCTTTAGGGTGGGATGTGTCGTTTCGGCGGGAACGCGCGCGGCGAGTCATTTTGCGCAGCTAGGTAACAAAACGACGCCGAACGACGTCTCAATAAGAACGGCATCTCTGTTCAAACTGTGGCTATCAAAATCAAAATCCCCAGCTTTTCCACCCTGAAGCGCTTGTCTGCCAGTAAGGGCAAGTCTCGCTCGCAGGCATCTGCAGAAGGATGGCGGCGCTACGAACGCGAAATCCGCCTCGGCGTCGCGGCGTTCATTGTTGTCTGCATCGTATTCTTCTCGGTCTTCACGTATTACTACGTCAAGTACCAGCGCATCGTCGATCGCCGCATGAGCGGGCAGATCTTCGCTCCTTCCGCGAAGATCTATGCGCGTCCGGTCGAACTCGATGTGGGGGATCGAGCATCCGTCAGCGAGATTGCCGCGGACCTGCGTCGATCGGGGTACTCCGATGACGCGAAGGGTACCGATTTCGGGCGCTTTGAATTGCGCCACGGCGGAATCGAAATTTATCCCGGGCCGCAGTCGTACCACAGCTCTGATTCCGCGACCATCTACATTGCCGATGGCAAAGTTTCGCGCATTGCCGGTGGAAACGGCGGCGACCTTTCAGCTTACGAACTCGAACCGCAACTCGTGACCGCGCTTTTCCAGGGAGAAGATCGGTCGAAGCGGCAGATCGTGAAGTTCAACGAGATACCTAAGGTGATGGTGGATGCTGTTCTCGCCATCGAAGACCGGCGTTTCTTCCAGCACGGCGGCGTGAATTATTACCGCCTTGCGGAAGCGGGGATCACTGACGTCTTGCATCATCACCGGGGCCAAGGTGGCTCAACGCTGACGATGCAGCTTTCTCGCGGGTTCTTCCTGACACCAGAGAAGACGATGAAGAGGAAGTTCACTGAGATGCTCATCGCTATTGAGCTTGAGCAGCGCTTCAGCAAGCAACAGATTTTCGAACTGTATGCCAACCAAGTTCCGATGGGACAGCGCGGTTCCTACGGCATCAGCGGCTTTGGTGAAGCTGCACGCGCGTACTTCAATAAGGACATCAAGAACCTCACTTTGCCGGAAGCCGCGTTGCTCGCCGGACTCATTCAGCGTCCAAGTTATCTTTCGCCTTATCGCCACCCGGAGCGCGCACTCGATCGCCGCAACCTGGTACTGGATTCGATGGTTGAGACCGGCACCATTACGCGCGACGAGGCTGACAAGGCAAAGGCGACGCCCCTGAAGCTCGCCGCGCCAAACGTGGAAGCCAGCGATGCTCCTTACTTCGTCGACATGGTGAAGGACTTCCTGGGATCGAAGTATGGCGAAACCGACATCAACGAGAACCAGTACCGGATCTACACCTCGATTGATCCCGAGTTGCAAAAGGCCGCGGCTGAAGCGGTGGAAGTCGGCATCAAAGGCGTTGACGAGCAGGTGTTGAAGGCGCGTACGAAGAAGGTGAAAGTCGGGACAGGGAAGAACGCGAAGACGGACACCGAAGTGAAGCCGGGACCGGAAGCCCAGGTGGCGCTCGTCGCGATTGATCCGCACACGGGCGAGGTGCTGGCTCTGGTCGGCGGACGCAACTATGGCATGAGCCAATTGAATCACGCGATCGCCAAGCGTCCGACTGGTTCGATCTTCAAGCCCTTTGTTTATGCGGCTGCGATGAATACCGCGATCACCGGCGATCCTGCGCAGGCAGTTACGCCGGCATCGCTGGTGGACGATTCGCCGACGACATTCATGTATGGCGACCAGATTTACGAGCCGCGTAACTACAAAGCCGAGTATCACGGTCAGGTCACCGCGCGCTATGCACTGGCGATGTCGTTGAACAACGCGACGGTGAAACTTGCCGAGCAGGTTGGGTATGACAACGTCGCGAACCTCGCGAAGAACGCCGGTATCGTCAGCGTAAAGGCGACGCCCGCCATGGCGCTCGGCGCCTATGACGCGACTCCACTTGAAATGGCGGGCGCGTATACGGTATTCGCCAACGGCGGCGTGCGTCTTTCGCCGACACTGGTAAAGAGCGTGCGCACGACGAAGGGCGATGTCGTAGACAACTTCCAGGCCGAGAGCCGCAATGTTCTCGATCCGCGCGTAGCGGCTGTCCTGACAGACATGCTGCAAGGACCGGTGAATTATGGCACCGGCTACACGGTCCGCCAGCGGGGATTTACGGCGCCCGCGGCAGGGAAGACCGGCACTTCACACGATGCCTGGTTCGCCGGCTACACCAGCAATCTTCTCTGCATTGTCTGGGTTGGATTCGACGACTATAGCGACATCAAACTTTCGGGTGCCGTCGCTGCCGCGCCTGTCTGGGCGGAATTTATGAAACGCGCTCAGAAGATTTCTCAGTACGAGGACATGAAGGGCTTCGGGCAGCCGTCGGGCGTGGTTTCAGTGGAACTCGACAAAGTGACCAACGATCTCGCGACGCCGTCGTGCCCGGAGACCTACACCGCATCGTTCGTCGCCGGAACAGAGCCGAAAGAAACCTGCGATCAAGCACTCGGAGACCACCGCGGCATACTGTCGAAAATCTTCGGAGGAAGCGGCCAGCAAACCGTGTTGCCACCACCCACGACCAACGGGCCCGTGAACAACATGCCGCCTGCGCAAACGACCACTTCCGCGCAGCAGCAACAACAGGATCAGAACAAAAAGAAGAAGGGATTCTTCGGCAAGATTGCAGGGTTCTTCAAGAGCGATGGCAGCGATGGTCAACAGTCGCAGCAGCAGAACCAAACCGATCCAAACAATAATGGAAGTGCCAGTCCGCATTAAACAATGCTTTGGACGCTCTCCAGCCGGCGCAAAATTCCATAGTCCAGAGTAGAAGGTTTCAACCGCGCTCTCTTAGGTTGGAAATCGCGCTTTCCGTTAAACCGTTTCAACTTTTTTGCCATTTCCTGCCACTCTAGTACTAGCTTTTGTAGTAGACTCCCGCCACTTTGGTTTTGGTCCTCGTTGCGCCCTCGCAACGAACCTGTGGATTCGCGCTTCGCGCGTTGTTGTTTGGGTCAGTGAAAAACAGAAAGTCAGACGTTAAACCCCCTTCGCTTGCTTGGAGTTTGGGCCCCTTTTCCGTGCAGATCGAGGATTCTCCCTTTCCATGTTCCGACTTAACAATTCAGGAGATGCGATGTCTCGAAGCTCGATACGTTGGCTTACAAGTGTGTTTAGTCTCTCCCTCCTCCTCTCCCCCGCGCTCCGTGCGCAAAACCAGGCAGACAATCAGACTCATCGAGTCGGCGAACCATTCGTCATTTGGGAACTGAAGCACGACGTCTCGCCACCACTGCGCGACATGGCGCGCTGGTCGCAACCGCCTCACGCCAAACACGAAGCTGAACCGGTGCGCAGGATTCCAATGCCGCCATTTCCGCCAGCACAGCAGGACGCCGTGATCCAGCGGCAATCGCTGACCACGAATCTTGCCGCCAGCACAGGCTTGAACTTTGAAGGCCTTGGCAACGGCCAATATGGATTCACGGTCAACAGTGCTCCGCCCGATACAGACGGATACGTCGGCACCACGCAGTACGTGCAGGAAGTAAACAGCTCGTATGCGGTGTTCAATAAATCCACCGGCGCGCTGATTGCGGGGCCATTTGGGACTAACTCTTTGTGGAGTGGCTTCGGCGGCGGTTGCCAATCGAACGATGACGGCGACGGCATCGTGCTTTTCGATAAGGCTGCGCAGCGCTGGGTCATCACCCAGTTCTCGGTGTCGAGCACCCCGTACTTGGAGTGCATAGCGGTTTCGACCTCGGCGGACGCGACCGGCACGTACACCCGCTACTCGTTCCAATACTCCAACTTCCCGGACTACCCGAAGCTTGGTGTATGGCCCGACGGCTACTACATGTCGTTCAACATGTTCAACGGAACGACGAATGCGTTCCTTGGCGCCCAGGCTTGCGTTGCCAACCGCGCCAAGATGATCGCCGGCCAGACCGCGAACCAAGTCTGCTTCCAGCAGAGCTCTTCGGTCGGCGGGTTGTTGCCTTCGGATCTCGACGGCGCGACGCCTCCACCGACCGGAGCACCCGACTATTACTTCACCTACGGAACCAATTCGCTCCAGATGTACAAGTTCCACGTGGATTGGACGACAACGTCGAACTCGACATTCACGGGCCCGACGAACATCAGCGTTGCTTCCTTCACCCCGCTTTGCAGCGGCGGCACTTGCGTTCCGCAGCCGAGCACGACGAACAAACTGGACTCACTCGCCGATCGCTTAATGTTCCGCGTGGCTTATCGCAACTTCGGTTCACATGAATCGTTGGCGATCAGCCATTCCGTAACGGGCGGCGTGCGCTGGTACGAAATCCAAAACCCGGCAGGAACACCCACCGTAGCGCAGCAGGGAACGTTCGGTCCTGACGGCAGTACACGCTGGATGCCGAGCGTTGCAATGGACCAGGCTGGCGACATGGCCATCGGTTACAGCGTGTCCAGTTCGTCGGTATCGCCATCGGTGCGCATTAGCGGCCGCGTGCCGACCGATCCTTCCGGCACTCTGGAAACAGAAACCAGCGTGGTAGCGGGCGCGGGATCGCAGAACGGAACACTTACCCGCTGGGGCGACTATAGCGCGATGACGGTGGACCCGGTGGACGACTGTACCTTCTGGTTCACGGAAGAGTACATGAAGACCACGGGAACCTTTAACTGGAACACGCGTATCGTTTCGTTCAAGTTTCCCGGTTGCGGTTCGAGTGGTCCCACGGGATCGGTCAGCCCGACGAGTCTGACTTTCGCGAGCACGACGGTCGGCAGCACGAGCGCTTCCCAACCCATAACCCTCAGCAATAGCAGTTCCACCGCGTTGAGCATTACCAGCATCGCGGCGAGCGGCGACTTTGCGCAAACCAACAATTGCGGTAGTTCACTGGCCGCAAACTCCTCGTGCACCATCAACGTTACGTTTACTCCAACTGCCACTGGCACACGGACGGGAACTCTCACCGTCAGTGATAACGCAAGCAATTCACCGCAGACGGTGAGCCTCACAGGAACCGGCGCGAGCAGCGGTACGCCGCAAGCAACGCTGAGTCCGACGAGCCTCACTTTCGGCAGCACAAATGTCGGCACCACCAGCGCAGCGCAGAACATCACGCTGACGAATGGAGGATCCGCTACGCTGAGCATCAGCGGTATCGGTATCAGCGGCGACTTTGCCCAGTCCAACAACTGCGGTACTTCGGTTGGTGCAGGTGGAAGTTGCACCATCAGCGTAACTTTCACTCCCACGACGACGGGCACGCGTACCGGCACGCTCTCGGTTACGGACAACGCCACTGGCAGTCCGCAATCGGCAGGCCTGACGGGCACGGGTGCAACCGGCGGTGGAGGTGGTCCGCAGACCGCGCTCTACAGCAGCACATTGAAAGCGCCGCAGTGCGCGACGGTTGGCTCCTCGTGCGACTCCGGTACTTCGCTGCTGAACGGTCGCGACACGATGTCGGGGGGCGCCGAGCCGAACCAGCCGAACACGATCAACAGCTCGTGTGCGGATGGTACGTCGGGCACCTACCACTCGGATGAGTCCGTTGATCGCGTGCAGATCGCGACCAGCGATGGCACCTCGTTCGCACCGGGCAAGACTGTGACGGTCAGTGCTACGGTGTGGGCCTACAGCACATATACCTCCGACCACTTGGATCTCTACTACGCGGCGAACGCTAACAGCCCGACGTGGACAGCGATCCAGACCAATATCACTCCCGCCGGCAGCGGTGCACGGACGATCACCGGTACTTTCACGTTGCCTTCGGGCAGCTTGCAGGCGGTACGTGCCAACTTCCGCTACCAGGGATCCGCGTCATCCTGCAGTACCGGCGCCTACGACGATCATGATGATCTCGTGTTCGCCGTTGGCTCGGCGGCCCCGGACTACTCTCTCTCTGCTTCTCCGAGCAGCGTGAGTGTGATCCAGGGTTCGAACGCAAACAGCACGATCACCGTGACGCCAACGGGTGGCTTCAGCGGATCGGTTTCGTTGTCTGCCTCCGGCTTGCCGGCCGGCGTGACCGCGGTCTTCAATCCGACGAGCACCACCAGCACGAGCACGTTGACGTTCACCGCAAGCAGTACAGCCACGCTGGGCACTTCCACGGTGACGATCACGGGAACGTCCGGCACCACTACTCACACAACCAATGTCACGCTGACGGTGAATTCACCGGGCGGCGGTGCACAAACGGCGGTCTACAGCAGCACACTGAAAGCGCCGCAATGCGCTTCCAGCGGAACATCGTGCGATTCAGGTACGTCACTGTTACTCGGACGCGGCACGATGTCGGGTGGCACGGAAGTGAACCATCCCAACACGATCAACAACTCGTGTACTGACGGCAACTCAGGCACCTTCCACTCCGACGAATCGAACGATCGACTTGTGATCGCTTCGACCGATGGAACCGCGTTGACCCACGGCAAGACCGCGAAGATTACTGCGACGGTCTGGGCGTGGAACACCGGTTCCTCCGACTCTCTCGACCTGTACTACGCTGCCAACGCCAGCAGTCCGACTTGGGTGCTGATTGGAACACTCACGCCGACCGCGGGCGGACAGCAGACGTTGTCCACCACATTCACTCTGCCGACCGGAAGCGTGCAGGCAATTCGAGCGAACTTCCGTTACCAGGGATCCGCATCGTCGTGTAGCACCGGTTCCTACGACGATCACGACGACTTGGTGTTCGCGGTGCAATAACCATTGTTCTCACGGACCCGGGCGTTATTGCCCGGGTTTTTTTTTGCAAAAAGTGCCGCGTTGTTCGCGCTGAGACGAGCTATACCTGCCCGGTAATCCGCGCCTGATAACGGTTCCATCAAATAGAAGGAACTATTTGTGTTGCGAGAATATCGACGTTCTTGAATCCAGTGGCTCGCGACCGACATCTGTTAGTGGCACGTGGGGTTTTTATCAGAATGGCTGGATTAAGAAAACTGTCGGTCCTATTGGCTTTTGCTTTTGCAGCACTGTGCCTTTTGACGAATGTCGCCTGCACCAGTACTGAAGCGAAGCAGCCTGCGCCACAAGCACTTCCCGTGAAAACCAGTTCAATTCAGCTGCAGCAGGTGCCGCAAGTGGGCGAATTCGTAGCGACCGTGAAATCGCGGCGTTCCGCCAGCATTCAACCGCAAGTGGATGGCTCGCTGACAAGAATCCTGGTGAAGTCCGGGGACAGCGTGCGCGCCGGACAAGTCCTGATGACGATCGATCCGCTGAAGCAACAGGCGACCGTTGACCAGCAGCGCAGCACCGAGGCCCAGAAAAAGGCCACGCTCGATTACAACGAGCGCGAACTGGAGCGCCAGAAGGCCCTGTTTGAATCGGGCGTGACCAGCAAACGCGATTATGAAATTGCGCTGCAGAACTATCAGAACTCCAAGGCTGACTGGGAAGCCTCGACGGCAGCTCGCGTCACCCAGCAGCGGCAGCTCGCGTATTACAACCTGACTGCGCCTTTCGCCGGGATCGTGGGCGATATTCCCGTTCACATTGGCGATTACGTTTCGCCCCAAACGCTGCTTACAACGGTGGATGAGAACGCGGAACTCGAGGCCTACATCTACATCCCAACCGACCGCACTGCCGACATCCGCATGGGTTTGCCCGTGCAAATCGTTACCAGCAAGGGAGAACTCATCGAAGCAACCAAGGTGGATTTCATCTCGCCCCAAGTGGATAACGCATTGCAGGGCATCCTGGTGAAAGCTCCTCTTCACGGTTCGTTGGAAAAGTTCCGTAATGCCCAGCTGATCAAGGCGCGCGTGGTGTGGAACACTTCGCCAACTCCCACAGTTCCTGTGCTTGCGGTCACGCGGATCGGCGGCCAGCCGTTCGTCTATGTCGCAGCACAGACGGACAAGGGAACTGTCGCGAAACAACGCTCGGTTGTATTGGGCGACACCGTTGGGAATGACTACGCGGTTACGAGTGGTCTGCAACCCGGCGACAAAGTGATCGTCTCTGGGATCCAGTTCCTCGCAGACGGCGTACCGGTGCAACCGATCAGTTAGAAAATATCCACGACAACATCGTCCGAGAGGATCGGCGATGCCCACACAGGAGTTGGACTGTGGTTGACTTCTTTATCAAGCGCCCCATTTTCGCGACCGTATGTGCGTTGCTGATTATCCTGGCGGGCGCGGTTTGCATCCCGACGTTGCCGATCTCGCTGTATCCCGAGCTTGCTCCCCCACAGGTTACTGTGACGAGCAATTACGTCGGCGCGAACGCTCAAGTGGTGGAGTCTGCGGTCACCACTCCGCTTGAACAGCAGATCAACGGTGTGGAGGGCATGCACTACATCTCGTCCACCAGTTCCAACGACGGCACCAGCAGCATCAACGTCACGTTTCGTACCGGGTACGACTTAAACATCGCCGCCGTCGACGTGCAGAACCGCGTCGCGGCTGCGCAAGGACGGCTCCCGCAGGAAATCAAAAACACTGGCGTTACCATCACGAAGGCGAATCCGAACTTCGTTTTTGCCGCCGGTTTTTACTCGCCCGACAACACTCTTTCCAACCAATACATTTCGAACTATCTCGACGTTTACGTGAAAGATGCGCTCAAGCGAATCCAGGGCGTGGGCGATGTAGTGATCTTCGGCGAACGCAAGTACGCCATGCGCATCTGGCTCGATCCCACGAAGCTCGCCGCGCGCCAACTCACGGCTGCTGACGTCGTAGCGGCGCTCCAGGAGCAGAACGTCGAAATTCCAGCTGGACAACTCGGGCGTCCGCCGGCAGATCCCAAGCAGAACTTCCAGGTCACGCTACGCGCTGTTGGACGGCTCTCTGACCCGCGAGAGTTCGAAGACATCATCCTCAAGAGCACCAAGAACGGAATCGTTCAACTCAAGGACGTTGGCCATGCGGAAGTCGGCGCCGAGAATTACGATACCAACCTGCTCTACAGCGGACACGAGGCGATCGGTATCGGTGTACAGCAGCTATCGAACGCGAATGCGCTTGAAGTCGACAAAGCGGCCAAAGCCGAACTGGCTGAGCTCTCCAAGTCTTTTCCTCCCGGCATCAAGTACGTGGTTGCCTTTGACACGACGACCGTGGTTGGCGATTCCGTAAAAGAGGTCATCACCACACTCGAAGAAGCAGTGTTGATCGTCATCATCGTGATCTTCCTCTTCCTTCTCGATTGGCGCGCAACGATCATTCCGGCGGTCACGATCCCGGTTTCCTTGATTGGCACATTTGCCTTCATCAAGATGTTCGGGTTCTCGATCAACTCGCTCACGTTGTTCGGCATTACTTTGGCGACGGGGTTGGTGGTCGACGACGCTATCGTCGTCATCGAAAACGCCCAGCGGCACATCAACCAAGACCATACCGATCCACATCGCGCAACCTCGGTCGCTATGGCGGAGGTATCCAGCGCCGTAGTTGCAACATCGCTGGTTCTGATCTCAGTCTTTGTCCCGGTATCGTTTTTCCCCGGCACCACCGGTATTCTCTACCGCCAGTTCTCGCTGACTATCGCTTTCTCAATCGCGATATCCCTATTCAACGCGCTCACGCTCTCGCCGGCATTGGCGGCCATCTTGTTGCGCAGCGAAGAGAAGAAGTACGGCATGCTCGATTGGACGCGGAGCAAAACCATCTCGGGTGGCTATCGCAAAATCGCGCACGGGATTGACGACGCCATCCACGGCCTGGGTGCGTGGTATGGAAAAGTTATTGGAACAGTCTTGCGCTTGCGCTACGTGATGCTGGCACTCTTTGTGGCTGGTCTCGTGGCCACCGGATACATGTACGTCCACGTGCCTACGGGTTTCGTTCCGCAGGAAGACCAGAACTATTTCATTACCGTCGTGCAGGCTCCGCAGGGTGCCTCGCTCGCGTACACGACGTCGATCGCCAAGCAGGCAGAGCAGATCCTGCGCGCCGATCCAGATGTCTTTGGCACCTTCGCGGTACCTGGTTTCTCTCTGACCGGAGGTAGTTCGTCCAACTACGGTCTGATCTTTGCGCCTCTGAAGCCGATCGACGAGCGCAAGGGCAAGGGCCATGCTGCAAGCGACATCGTGGCGAGGATAGGACCAAAGCTTTTCTCGGTTCCGGGCGCGATTATCGTTCCCTTCGAACCTCCCGCCATCCAAGGTATCGGTAGCTTTGGCGGATTCCAGTTCCAATTGCAGGACCTCGGCCGCAACACGCTGCAGGATCTCGACGTTGTCGCGCACAAGATCATCGGGGCTAGTCGTCAGCGGCAGGACCTGGCGGGATTGTTCACGAGCTATACGGCGAACGATCCCCAGGAACTCGTTGAGATCGATCGCCAGAAGGCAAAGGCCATGGGCGTGCCGATCAGCCAGATCACCCAGGCTCTGGGCGTGTATATGGGGTCGGAGTATGTGAACGACTTCGATTTCAACAATCGGTCCTACCGCGTTTACGTCCAGGCCGATCAACCGTTCCGCATGACGGCACGCGACATTCGTCAATATTATGTGCGCTCTGACACCAACGGTCTCGTACCTCTTGAAAACATCGTCACGCTGAAAGAAACCTCCGGCCCGCAGGTCATCAATCACTTCAACCTGTTCCGGTCCGCCGAAATCGATGGCGCTCCGGCTCCGGGCTTTAGCTCCAGCCACGGACTGGAAGCAATGCAGGAACTCGCGCATCAGAAC
This window encodes:
- a CDS encoding choice-of-anchor D domain-containing protein; translated protein: MSRSSIRWLTSVFSLSLLLSPALRAQNQADNQTHRVGEPFVIWELKHDVSPPLRDMARWSQPPHAKHEAEPVRRIPMPPFPPAQQDAVIQRQSLTTNLAASTGLNFEGLGNGQYGFTVNSAPPDTDGYVGTTQYVQEVNSSYAVFNKSTGALIAGPFGTNSLWSGFGGGCQSNDDGDGIVLFDKAAQRWVITQFSVSSTPYLECIAVSTSADATGTYTRYSFQYSNFPDYPKLGVWPDGYYMSFNMFNGTTNAFLGAQACVANRAKMIAGQTANQVCFQQSSSVGGLLPSDLDGATPPPTGAPDYYFTYGTNSLQMYKFHVDWTTTSNSTFTGPTNISVASFTPLCSGGTCVPQPSTTNKLDSLADRLMFRVAYRNFGSHESLAISHSVTGGVRWYEIQNPAGTPTVAQQGTFGPDGSTRWMPSVAMDQAGDMAIGYSVSSSSVSPSVRISGRVPTDPSGTLETETSVVAGAGSQNGTLTRWGDYSAMTVDPVDDCTFWFTEEYMKTTGTFNWNTRIVSFKFPGCGSSGPTGSVSPTSLTFASTTVGSTSASQPITLSNSSSTALSITSIAASGDFAQTNNCGSSLAANSSCTINVTFTPTATGTRTGTLTVSDNASNSPQTVSLTGTGASSGTPQATLSPTSLTFGSTNVGTTSAAQNITLTNGGSATLSISGIGISGDFAQSNNCGTSVGAGGSCTISVTFTPTTTGTRTGTLSVTDNATGSPQSAGLTGTGATGGGGGPQTALYSSTLKAPQCATVGSSCDSGTSLLNGRDTMSGGAEPNQPNTINSSCADGTSGTYHSDESVDRVQIATSDGTSFAPGKTVTVSATVWAYSTYTSDHLDLYYAANANSPTWTAIQTNITPAGSGARTITGTFTLPSGSLQAVRANFRYQGSASSCSTGAYDDHDDLVFAVGSAAPDYSLSASPSSVSVIQGSNANSTITVTPTGGFSGSVSLSASGLPAGVTAVFNPTSTTSTSTLTFTASSTATLGTSTVTITGTSGTTTHTTNVTLTVNSPGGGAQTAVYSSTLKAPQCASSGTSCDSGTSLLLGRGTMSGGTEVNHPNTINNSCTDGNSGTFHSDESNDRLVIASTDGTALTHGKTAKITATVWAWNTGSSDSLDLYYAANASSPTWVLIGTLTPTAGGQQTLSTTFTLPTGSVQAIRANFRYQGSASSCSTGSYDDHDDLVFAVQ
- a CDS encoding efflux RND transporter periplasmic adaptor subunit, producing the protein MKTSSIQLQQVPQVGEFVATVKSRRSASIQPQVDGSLTRILVKSGDSVRAGQVLMTIDPLKQQATVDQQRSTEAQKKATLDYNERELERQKALFESGVTSKRDYEIALQNYQNSKADWEASTAARVTQQRQLAYYNLTAPFAGIVGDIPVHIGDYVSPQTLLTTVDENAELEAYIYIPTDRTADIRMGLPVQIVTSKGELIEATKVDFISPQVDNALQGILVKAPLHGSLEKFRNAQLIKARVVWNTSPTPTVPVLAVTRIGGQPFVYVAAQTDKGTVAKQRSVVLGDTVGNDYAVTSGLQPGDKVIVSGIQFLADGVPVQPIS
- a CDS encoding efflux RND transporter permease subunit encodes the protein MVDFFIKRPIFATVCALLIILAGAVCIPTLPISLYPELAPPQVTVTSNYVGANAQVVESAVTTPLEQQINGVEGMHYISSTSSNDGTSSINVTFRTGYDLNIAAVDVQNRVAAAQGRLPQEIKNTGVTITKANPNFVFAAGFYSPDNTLSNQYISNYLDVYVKDALKRIQGVGDVVIFGERKYAMRIWLDPTKLAARQLTAADVVAALQEQNVEIPAGQLGRPPADPKQNFQVTLRAVGRLSDPREFEDIILKSTKNGIVQLKDVGHAEVGAENYDTNLLYSGHEAIGIGVQQLSNANALEVDKAAKAELAELSKSFPPGIKYVVAFDTTTVVGDSVKEVITTLEEAVLIVIIVIFLFLLDWRATIIPAVTIPVSLIGTFAFIKMFGFSINSLTLFGITLATGLVVDDAIVVIENAQRHINQDHTDPHRATSVAMAEVSSAVVATSLVLISVFVPVSFFPGTTGILYRQFSLTIAFSIAISLFNALTLSPALAAILLRSEEKKYGMLDWTRSKTISGGYRKIAHGIDDAIHGLGAWYGKVIGTVLRLRYVMLALFVAGLVATGYMYVHVPTGFVPQEDQNYFITVVQAPQGASLAYTTSIAKQAEQILRADPDVFGTFAVPGFSLTGGSSSNYGLIFAPLKPIDERKGKGHAASDIVARIGPKLFSVPGAIIVPFEPPAIQGIGSFGGFQFQLQDLGRNTLQDLDVVAHKIIGASRQRQDLAGLFTSYTANDPQELVEIDRQKAKAMGVPISQITQALGVYMGSEYVNDFDFNNRSYRVYVQADQPFRMTARDIRQYYVRSDTNGLVPLENIVTLKETSGPQVINHFNLFRSAEIDGAPAPGFSSSHGLEAMQELAHQNMIQGMSFQWSGLALEEVEAGGKAILIFALGILVVYLTLSAQYESFALPFIILLAVPTAVLGALSFISLRGLVNDVYVQIGLVMLIGLSAKNSILIVEFAEQLIEQGRSITEAAIEAGELRLRPILMTSFAFILGVLPLYFATGAGKIGRHSVGTAIVGGMLFSTVLNLIFIPVLYVIVKTLLGARTSGVALEAEEVEEAA